The following coding sequences are from one Sphaeramia orbicularis chromosome 11, fSphaOr1.1, whole genome shotgun sequence window:
- the fbxl6 gene encoding F-box/LRR-repeat protein 6, which produces MDSFKAESQEGNEVAEPSTSKTPDQGTKKPASQKPALKRKSDVPQKKKAIKPKKRVSRSAQLGYTVHEGEDMLLVISSTSQYNSSNWTTQRKGNKKKKLTENKKKVIQIKKKKTVRPKPKVVNNPAVKEKEELAFVPQEPTDNRWGESVPEEVLVNIFQMVVVQDGAVPFLCRVGSVCRLWNAAASSPVLWRRVTIGYCWIEPRRSQLPKTEKKIKDTIDWLAQHRFSQLREFSLCHWIKNVSYAVEVVSRFCPHLHSLTLSYCSGVSEHVFQSLGVHSRALQSINLQYSEFQVDGLLTFLETHGRQLRQLLFTCGLKTDGLLAAITKGYCPDLEFLEINKKLDAKECELPVYIQGLQTACPKLKTFRMLNVRPLHKTMRNACTDSTSGFPLLEELCIATTSYSYMTDKELWDILFGSTKLRVLDLRGCSRITPLGLAALPCQELECLFWGQYFSSSIGLSTPKKGLHLLTQKWNQTLQQLDIANQLFSEDDLEMAMSHLTQATDADTLRSLNLSGTRITPPALRSIISQTTSLNYLNLSSCRYLPRGMKRIYRGQEDIRQLLDKME; this is translated from the exons ATGGACTCCTTCAAAGCAGAATCTCAGGAAGGAAATGAAGTGGCTGAACCCAGCACATCAAAAACACCAGATCAGGGAACAAAGAAACCAGCATCACAGAAACCAGCTTTAAAGAGGAAATCAGATGTGCCTCAAAAGAAGAAAGCGATAAAGCCAAAAAAGAGAGTTAGCAGGTCTGCTCAGCTTGGATACACTGTCCATGAAGGAGAAGATATGCTTCTTGTCATATCCAGCACTTCTCAGTACAACAGCTCAAACTGGACCACTCAGAGGAAgggaaacaagaagaaaaagttaacagaaaacaaaaagaaagtcattcagattaagaaaaaaaagacagttcgTCCTAAACCTAAAGTGGTGAATAATCCAGCGGTAAAGGAGAAAGAGGAACTTGCTTTTGTGCCACAGGAACCAACAGACAACAGATGGGGTGAAAGTGTCCCTGAGGAGGTACTCGTCAATATTTTTCAGATGGTCGTTGTCCAAGATGGTGCTGTACCATTTCTTTGCAG AGTGGGAAGCGTGTGTCGTTTGTGGAACGCTGCTGCCTCCAGTCCAGTCCTCTGGCGTAGAGTCACTATCGGTTACTGCTGGATTGAGCCGAGGAGGAGCCAGCTGCCTAAAACTGAGAAAAAGATAAAGGACACTATAGACTGGCTGGCTCAGCACAG ATTCTCCCAGCTGCGAGAGTTTTCACTGTGTCACTGGATAAAGAATGTCAGCTATGCAGTTGAA GTTGTGTCACGGTTCTGTCCACACCTTCACTCCCTCACACTCTCCTACTGCTCTGGCGTGTCGGAGCACGTCTTCCAGAGCCTGGGTGTGCACAGCCGGGCCCTGCAGAGCATCAACCTCCAGTATTCAGAG TttcaggttgatggactcctgaccttCCTCGAGACACACGGAAGGCAACTCAGACAACTTTTGTTCACTTGTGGACTAAAGACTGACGGACTTCTGGCTGCAATCACT aaGGGATACTGTCCTGACTTGGAGTTCTTGGAGATCAATAAAAAGCTGGACGCTAAAGAATGTGAACTTCCAGTTTACATCCAGGGACTGCAGACAGCGTGCCCTAAACTTAAG ACGTTCCGGATGCTGAATGTCAGGCCGCTACATAAAACAATGCGTAATGCTTGTACAGATAGCACCTCAGGCTTCCCGCTGCTGGAGGAGCTGTGCATAGCCACCACCTCTTATTCTTACATGACTGACAAAGAACTGTGGGATATACTTTTTGGCTCCACCAAGCTGCGGGTGCTGGACCTGCGAGGCTGTTCTCGAATCACACCTTTGGGTCTTGCAGCTCTGCCCTGTCAGg AGCTGGAGTGTCTGTTCTGGGGTCAGTATTTCAGCAGCAGTATTGGATTATCGACGCCCAAGAAGGGACTTCATTTGCTGACCCAGAAATGGAACCAAACACTACAGCAACTGGACATCGCAAACCAGCTGTTCAGTGAAGATGACCTGGAGATGGCCATGAGTCATCTTACCCAGGCCACAGACGCCGATACCCTGCGTTCACTCAACCTTAGTGGGACCAGGATCACACCGCCTGCTCTCAG gtcaatAATTAGCCAAACAACTTCTCTCAACTACCTCAATCTGTCATCCTGTCGTTATCTTCCAAGAGGAATGAAGAGAATTTACCGTGGCCAAGAAGACATTCGGCAGCTACTGGACAAGATGGAGTAA